DNA sequence from the Rhizoctonia solani chromosome 10, complete sequence genome:
ATGGGGCCAACGTAAAAGTCGGAGCGTTTGGAGCTTGACGTCGAAGGTCCAGCATTCGTAAAGGCAGGGGAAGGAAGGGGAGACAACGGGGTTGGCGATGCCGGTTGTGGGAGGACGGTCGATTCATGTAGCGGCGATGGCCGCATCTGCCTTGAATGCAAATGAGGAACGTTCAAAGTGTCGAGTGTCAGCTTGCCGCTGTCACGCTGATTGTTCCTGCCATAACCCATCCCGGCGGCTATCTTTCCAGGGTCGCCTCCAATCTTAGCTCGTCTAAGTATGGAACGGACTATTTCCTTTGGGGGGCAAAGCTCTCCGTGCTGATAAAGCGAGCCGATCGCGGGAAACGTATGCTGTGATAGGGGGACCAGCATCTCGGCGAGATTATGCAAGAGGTCGTTCATCTTGTTTGCAGGCATCGAGTGGAAATGTCGGATAAGTGGGACTCCGGGAGCCTAAAGCGAGCAAGGGGGAGTGGATAATGAACAGAAAGGTTGAGCATGCGGCACGGTGGCGTTTTTGGAGTACGTTATCGCGATAAGTGAGTACAGGGGTCAGGACTGCGGAGATAGTGACGCACCTTGCTCATGATGATGTACTCTCCACCAAGCTTGTTGTATGGGTCTGAATCATAGGCGTAGATGAATGGAACAGGGATGTTGGTGTGCGCGCGAACATAGTTGATGGTTGCAATCTACGCGATTGTCAGGAAAAGAAGCTGAAAATTTGAATGTTCCGAAGCACTAACCTCGGACTCGGTCTTGAGCTTAGGCATATACCGCCTGGCTATTCTCGCAACTACATCAGGCCCGTCGACGAGTGAGACTAGGAAGGCTTTATGGAATGTGCCTGAGCTAAGGAACTTTATATGCGAGGGCTCGCATCCCAGTTTTTCGCGTATTACTGTTCGTAGGATATTGCGGTCGATAGGAAATGGGTTATCGCCGTCTGCTTTTGCCTCTCTCCTCTCATCTTCGTGGTCTGGCTTCGGACTGTGTGGCTGAGAGACCTCGAGACGAGGAGACATGGGGACCAAGTGGGAGTCGCGTAGGGAGTCGAGGGCGCGGATGGCCATGCTGGGTGTCTTGGGAAGGGGGGTTGTGGGCATGGCGGGCGATGTGTCGGGCAGCTCAAGGCTGCGAGGATCTGGGGGAGACCCAGTGAGGTAAATAAGGGGTTCCATGACGCCACTCTAAGGGACAGGACCATTACTCACCGCTCTATTTATCTGCGCTGGTGGTCGTGGACCTCGGGCACCCGCAGGGGTAATACCTATCTCTGTCAGCGCACGTTTATGCAGATGAGGTAAGCAACAGCCAAGTAAAGTTTATCATCAATCGTCTGTTGTCATTTCCACCCGGGGCCCCGGACCGCCACTCCACTCTGCCACCGTCGCCATTTATCATGTCGCCAACGGCAATCCCTACGCGCTCACTGCTGCTGATAGCTTACTCGTCGTCTATGTACCACATATAGTATCCATTCATGATCCGAATGTTGACGGACCGCTAGGACCGCCTAGGTCACCAGCTTGTTCCTTGCGAGACCTGGTGTTCCGGCATGACCCGTCCAGACTCTCATGCCAATTGCCGTCGGCATTCCTCGATCCTTCGCAACTTCCTTGAATCACTATGTCCCTAGCCGCCAAGCGCTTCTCTGGCTCTTGATGGGCTATACCTGTCAACCAAGCCTTACGAATCTGTTATGTATCGTGTGCCATGGCTCTTGCGTCGCCACCAAATTATTCACTTACACAGACCGGTGTCTGTACTGGCTGCGTCGTCTCTAACCCGACCGTTGGACACTGTATAAAATTTTCAACATATGCGTTCCGACCTCGACAGACAACCGCCTTGTCACATAAAAAATGGGGTATCTGTTTTATTTTTGTCTACAATAACTGGCGCTTGACGTGTCCATTCTGCGCCAAGGCGGCAGCCGGGATTGCGCTATCCTTCTAACTTAGCCTGTATCTCGGAGTCCAAGACTTGATTCCATTATCTCGCTATTAGTTAATTCTCCATTCGTCAAGCTCTCATCATCCCCAGACTATTGCAACTCCCGTTTTGAGCCTAGCGATATCATCTTGCGTCAATCTTGTTACGCCTTTGATGGTGCTGTATCAGAGACAACATCGGGCAGATGACCCATCGCGATTGGCCCAACGTCATCGTATCTCGTTGATTCCTAGCCAAGCATTCTACCCGACTCTGCCAAGCATCCATCCTCCAGATTTATTCCGATTAATTGCATTCTGTGTCTCTCTTGGACCCTTCCAAGCCCACGAAGCGGTGAGTTACCAACGTGGTCACGGTGGAGTAACAAACCAGTCAAAGAGTGAGAAGGATGTATGCTACGCATTCACGAACCAAACTCCACACATTTTGCTGTATTCCTTTGCAACTCACCCCTGAAAGGCTTGGCCCTTCCAAGTGAAATCCTTCGAGCTTTCTCTTTTACTTCTTTCTTTTTCCGTTCCCATCAGCCCTCGCCCTCAAAAAAGTTTCCTTGGTGTTCTCTAGTTACATACGAAGGAATGTAAACCTATTGCCCTTCTTTATCCGTCGCTTACATTACGCCTTTATGCGCGGGCCTTGGCACTAGTTCAGCCCGGAATAAACGCTCCCTATCTTGGGTCTTGTGGAACTTTCTCGATGCCCAGTGCGCAACGTGGACGTGAGTCTAGGCGGACAGAATCCATGCATATGCATGCGGGGAGGGGGTTACACTAGAGTTAACCGGTACGTGTACACATACACAGTACGCAGCCCATTGCTATCCACCCGACTGTTTCCACAACATGCCGCTGTCAAAAAATTCAGCGGGTATTCCGCCAATCCGTTTCGTTTGCTTCTGGAGCCGCCTGATGTGATTGTATGCACCAATATTTTGTTGGTTCTATTTTTGTACGCCCTTTTTCAACGTAAGATATGTGTCGTTTCCTTTCCTACGAAATACTTGTATAGTGTGATCGCTCTGAGAGAAATGTAATGCCAGGTGTCTGGGGGGTCACTATTGCGAGGGAAAAGAACATGCATGTGAGGTGCCCTCGCTATCCAGCTACAGCCAGTCATGAATCACGCCATTCAATTTGGCATACGGGGCGTTGACTATTTATGTGTGGTCTAGATTTATACATGAGTATGACGCGGAAAATACTTTTGTGGGGAGATGTTTCCCACCCTGTTGAATCCATGCTTTGCCAGGTTGGACAATCGCCACCCCATGGAGCTTAATTTAGACAAACTGGGAAATCAGCCACGTGATGCGGAATATCGCAATAGGAGAAAATAATCGGCTACGAAACAAGGTTGGAGGCCGGAGACTTCCTCTTAGCCACCTCCTGTAGGTCACGTTACAAAAATGAATCATTTTTAGAGATTAAAATTGATCTTGAGATCTTGATGGTACGCTTGTTTTAAGATAACTTTAATATACTTACCGGCCCCCGTATCGTATTCGAATTGTTGGGCGTTGGGACTTGCGGTGTAGACTCACGTCCAGCCCAGTAATCATGATACTGGATAACAATTAACCCTGTAGTGCCTCAAGGCTATAAATCGTATAGTATCTTATCTGTACCAACCGGAGGTTCTAGGCCAGTTTGTCGTATCTACTGGCAGCCCTTCAAGAAGTAGATCTCTAACGCAGTCGACGCGTGCCACTCTCCTGGATGTTTAATTTCGATTAGTATCCTAAACTTTGTTCCTTGCGCCCTTATTCGCCCGATCATGTAAGATATAATACTTTTGAGTGTGTTGAGCTATATTCTGTACTTGATTAACATTTCATTATATAAAAGAAAAGCTCGATGATGAGCATACATTTCGCAAAAACTCAGTCGGTGGCGCGGGCTGCATCGGCGGACTCTCTTATACCCTCTCCGGCCATCAATCGCCCTACACCATGAACTAGACCACCAGCAGAAGACTCTCCTTTCCCCTTCTGATCCGATTCTTCGGGGCTCAAAACCCGACTCGGAGGCTCCTGTTCATCCTTGAGAGTATCCAAAGAAAGGACATCCGCGGCACGGGTCTCTCCGGAGCGAGTTGATGTTGGCTCGGCGCTATTTTCTACCCTTGTCAACACAATTTCTACTCCTTCTATCCAGGCCCCAACTCCGAGCGGGAAATCAACATCCTTTCGTGTGAGTTTGATAGTACTCTCTGTCGCCCCGTCGGCCATATGGAATGCCGGTATGAACCACATCCAGCCCATCGGGACCTATGTTACAGGTTAAGCCAGTGTTTCACGTCCGCCCTCTAAGCCCGATAAATGTACACACCTGTCCCATATACAGCTTCGCCCGTACTTCTCTTCGGGCATCTAGAATGACCCCTGGGTTGATCTCCACTTCTTCCATTTCGGGCTGTAATTGGTCCTGGTCCCGAGCCTCTGTGACAGCCGCCGCGACATTTGTAGCCGTCGTACTCATCGAGCTAACTGATGCTGCATCGCTGTCGTCGCCACTACCCCTGTATGCTCCCGGTACAGTCAACCGGGAAGATTTGGTGGGCACACCCTTTTTCTCGACTTTGACCCATTTGGAATACTTTAATGGATGCAAGACATGGGTTCTCTTGATAATTGTTGTCTGCTGCTTCCCAAATCGTTAATATCCAAACAATATCGTGCGGGGTTGCACTCACATCTTTGTCGCTCTCTTTAGTCTCTGTAACATCTGCAGGGTCTGTGACGCCCATTCGAGCGAAGCTTCGGACCATCTTTTTGTTGTCCCATGTTCCATCttcaaatatatgcgccaacGCAGTCTCTCCTTCTTTCTCGTTTCGGTCAGCTTCCGCATCATGCGCCCGGTATCCAATTCCGAGCTCTGATGACCTTGTGCGCTGCTCCCATCTCTCGAGCAATTCGACTAGGTTGTCATCATATCTATCCAGGAACCATGTTATAAAACGTTCATGCATTCATAATGATAAACTGACCGAGCAAGTGATACCCAAAtttctccttttcctttctttCCCTCATTACCAACAGCTCGGTCAAGAATCGAATTGATTATTTTCATTCCTCGCTGTTTGACGCTCGCATCATCGCGCATAGTGATCCGTATCGTTCCTAAGCGGACTCGTTGCCTGTCCTCGGTACCGGTCGACGCTCCGTTGATGGCCCACATTCCCGGAGGGGCGGCCCCGTCGATGAGACGACTCCAGTACCCCAAGAAACGGCGTTGAGAAGGGATCGACACGCCCTGCTTTACTTTCCCGCCCTCTCGTGGCGTTTGCATACGCCGAGAGGTGTGCAATGCGATAACGGACTCGAGCGTCGAACCTTTCTTTGCTTTGGCCGAAGGCGAGGGGGATACAGGAGACGGTTCGCTCGATTTAGAATCGGCAGGGAGCTCCAGAGTTGTTGAGGGTGACACGGTGAGAGGTGCTTCTTTGGCATTGAGGATGCCCTTGAGCTCTTTTGGTTTAATAGGCTCGGAAGCCTTTGGAGTGTTATTATCGGATTGGTgaatttcttcttcatccGATTCGACTTCGTCAATGAGCATTTCGGCTCGGCGTTCTGCCCATTCTTTAGCTGCGTAGCTGCGTTGTAGGCGGGGTGGTGTGGGAGTCTGTTCGAGTGTAAGGAGGTATGCGCATGCCAGCGTTCCCGACCTGCCCTTGCCAGCTATGACCATTCGTGTGAGAGAGAAATACAATAATACGTTGGGTTAGATCGTACCTTTGCAGTGCAAAACAACGACGCGGTGCTCGCCACCTGACAGCCATTCCCGCATTTCTCGGGCAGCAAGGGGAAGTATAGCCAAGGGTGGGGCACTGACCTCGTTTAACAAAGAAATGTAAACCACTGGAAAGGAAACTTACTGATGGTCCGGGAAGGGGTATCTACTGACCCGACCGTGAAAATACTCTTTCGGGTATGAGTTTTCCTTTAGCGGACAGCTGAAATGCCGTTAAACCGACATCAATTGATCCAATACATATCTTACAAATTAAAGATCCAGTAATTATCTTTATGCCTTTCATCTAGAAACCGTTTTGCATCCTCTCGGCGATTGCGGTACAAGGCCTCGATGCCGTCTG
Encoded proteins:
- a CDS encoding Dual specificity phosphatase, catalytic domain, whose product is MNTLMNTNFARRVVSGQKARFQDGEIDLDLAYITDHVVIMGFPADGIEALYRNRREDAKRFLDERHKDNYWIFNFCPLKENSYPKEYFHGRVSRYPFPDHHAPPLAILPLAAREMREWLSGGEHRVVVLHCKAGKGRSGTLACAYLLTLEQTPTPPRLQRSYAAKEWAERRAEMLIDEVESDEEEIHQSDNNTPKASEPIKPKELKGILNAKEAPLTVSPSTTLELPADSKSSEPSPVSPSPSAKAKKGSTLESVIALHTSRRMQTPREGGKVKQGVSIPSQRRFLGYWSRLIDGAAPPGMWAINGASTGTEDRQRVRLGTIRITMRDDASVKQRGMKIINSILDRAVGNEGKKGKGEIWVSLARYDDNLVELLERWEQRTRSSELGIGYRAHDAEADRNEKEGETALAHIFEDGTWDNKKMVRSFARMGVTDPADVTETKESDKDQTTIIKRTHVLHPLKYSKWVKVEKKGVPTKSSRLTVPGAYRGSGDDSDAASVSSMSTTATNVAAAVTEARDQDQLQPEMEEVEINPGVILDARREVRAKLYMGQVPMGWMWFIPAFHMADGATESTIKLTRKDVDFPLGVGAWIEGVEIVLTRVENSAEPTSTRSGETRAADVLSLDTLKDEQEPPSRVLSPEESDQKGKGESSAGGLVHGVGRLMAGEGIRESADAARATD